In Oncorhynchus nerka isolate Pitt River linkage group LG26, Oner_Uvic_2.0, whole genome shotgun sequence, one DNA window encodes the following:
- the LOC115115563 gene encoding LOW QUALITY PROTEIN: proton channel OTOP2-like (The sequence of the model RefSeq protein was modified relative to this genomic sequence to represent the inferred CDS: inserted 2 bases in 1 codon; deleted 1 base in 1 codon), producing the protein MRNIMDLTFGFFSRESSKMTSEAEIAVEEGYISPATRPTLPSIQCSIHLGVQAGSMMRGSDVFSTSRGTVRERGRNRSWLLSSIITFNVLILGIALVSGSVFNNVKINAINLQIFLIILIILTTAWMLYYTIYTSREDHAVLYKDSHAGPVWLRGGLVLFGLCSLIMDVFKIANYVGYLHCDSAVKIAFPVVQAVFILVQTYFLWLHAKDCVQLQRNITRCGLMLTLSTNLMLWMAAVTEESIHQTVVPPVDDNSTHSYDIRAPGGSSSCYCSHSACAVLEKAYYYLYPFNIEYSLFASAMAYVMWKNVGRLVDEHNHHALHFRLKDVLVGPAVGLVMLVAGLGTFVIYKVDVEKGDPGKRDTVLMIHYVMNTVAVTLMSVSTVAGCAIYQLDQRDHVSGKNPTRSLDVGLLIGASFGQFTICYFTIVAVVATGAEGHLNALNLAVSLLTVIQLCLQNIFIIEGLHREPFHEDMHQASVFTNPYVLQAQAHRDIHNLPGTFMETKTSPALTVHSMHVAPSAPSSSPLPECHRLTWKRRALKEICAFLLLCNILLWIMPAFGAXPQFDNPIGAEFYEFTMWAAVVNIGLPFGIFYRMHSVASLFEVFLTS; encoded by the exons ATGAGAAACATCATGGACTTGACCTTTGGCTTCTTTTCACGCGAATCCAGCAAGATGACATCTGAAGCTGAGATAGCGGTTGAGGAGGGCTACATATCCCCCGCC ACCAGGCCCACCCTCCCTTCCATCCAGTGTTCCATCCACTTGGGAGTCCAGGCAGGGAGTATGATGAGGGGGAGCGACGTCTTCTCGACCAGCAGGGGCACGGTGAGGGAGAGGGGCCGTAACCGCAGCTGGCTACTCTCTAGCATCATCACTTTCAACGTCCTGATCCTAGGTATTGCTCTGGTCAGTGGCAGTGTCTTCAACAACGTTAAGATCAATGCCATCAACCTGCAGATcttcctcatcatcctcatcatcctcaccactgCCTGGATGCTGTACTACACCATCTACACATCCAGGGAAGATCATGCCGTGCTTTATAAGGATAGCCATGCCGGGCCTGTGTGGCTCAGGG GTGGACTGGTGCTGTTTGGCTTATGCAGTCTGATTATGGACGTGTTTAAGATTGCTAACTACGTAGGCTACCTGCACTGTGACTCTGCTGTGAAGATAGCGTTCCCTGTCGTACAAGCTGTATTCATACTTGTCCAG ACATACTTCCTCTGGCTCCACGCTAAAGACTGTGTACAGCTACAACGGAACATAACTCG CTGTGGGCTGATGTTGACTCTGTCTACCAATCTGATGTTGTGGATGGCAGCAGTCACAGAGGAGTCCATACACCAGACTGTTGTTCCACCAGTGGACGACAACAGCACACATTCCTATGACATCAGAG CCCCTGGTGGATCCAGCAGCTGTTACTGCAGCCACTCTGCCTGTGCCGTCTTAGAAAAGGCCTATTACTACCTGTACCCATTCAACATCGAGTACAGCCTGTTTGCCTCGGCCATGGCCTACGTCATGTGGAAGAACGTGGGCCGCCTGGTAGACGAGCACAACCACCACGCGCTCCATTTCCGCCTGAAGGACGTGCTGGTGGGGCCTGCGGTCGGGCTGGTCATGCTGGTGGCGGGCCTGGGAACCTTTGTCATCTACAAGGTGGATGTGGAGAAGGGGGACCCGGGGAAACGTGACACGGTGCTGATGATACACTACGTGATGAACACGGTGGCTGTGACGCTCATGTCCGTCTCGACCGTGGCTGGTTGCGCCATCTACCAGCTGGACCAGAGGGACCACGTGTCGGGGAAGAACCCCACACGGAGCCTGGATGTAGGATTGCTGATCGGCGCCTCATTCGGACAGTTCACCATCTGTTATTTCACCATCGTGGCTGTGGTGGCAACGGGGGCCGAGGGCCACCTCAACGCTCTCAACCTGGCTGTCTCCCTGCTCACTGTGATCCAGCTCTGCCTGCAGAACATCTTCATCATCGAGGGCCTGCATCGTGAGCCCTTCCACGAAGACATGCACCAGGCCTCTGTATTCACAAACCCATACGTCCTTCAAGCCCAAGCCCATAGAGACATACACAACCTCCCAGGGACATTCATGGAGACCAAGACATCCCCGGCCCTCACAGTTCACAGTATGCATGTTGCTCCTTCTGCTCCTTCTAGCTCCCCCCTTCCTGAGTGCCATAGGCTGACCTGGAAGAGGAGGGCCCTGAAGGAGATCTGTGCATTTCTGCTGCTCTGCAACATCCTT CTCTGGATCATGCCGGCGTTTGGCGC GCCCCAGTTTGACAACCCGATTGGAGCAGAGTTTTACGAGTTCACCATGTGGGCGGCTGTTGTGAATATCGGACTCCCTTTCGGAATCTTTTACCGTATGCACTCAGTCGCCAGCCTCTTTGAGGTCTTCCTAACCTCCTAA